One region of Armigeres subalbatus isolate Guangzhou_Male chromosome 3, GZ_Asu_2, whole genome shotgun sequence genomic DNA includes:
- the LOC134223223 gene encoding uncharacterized protein K02A2.6-like, with translation MEDIVKQSVEALPVTFKMIQAGTQSDAVLKQVKQFVQTEWPSNQSKISDPQLQQFYQRRGSLAIVSDCLTYGERLVIPSKFRDRVLRVLHKGHPGVERMRSIARNYVYWPGIDEQINHRVRTCVECSRAAKTNSKTNMESWPTPEKPWQRIHADYAGPVDGNYYLIVVDAFSKWPEVISTKRITTSATVAMFREIFSRNGMPETLVTDNGTQFTSEDFEAF, from the coding sequence ATGGAAGACATCGTCAAGCAATCAGTGGAAGCTCTGCCAGTCACGTTCAAGATGATTCAAGCAGGAACACAGTCGGATGCAGTATTGAAGCAGGTTAAGCAGTTCGTTCAAACAGAATGGccgtcaaatcagtccaaaatCAGCGATCCACAGCTTCAACAGTTTTACCAGCGTCGGGGCAGTTTAGCCATTGTCTCCGATTGCCTCACCTATGGGGAACGACTGGTTATTCCATCAAAATTTCGAGATCGAGTTCTACGAGTACTACACAAAGGACATCCTGGAGTAGAAAGAATGCGATCCATAGCACGTAACTACGTCTATTGGCCTGGAATcgacgagcagatcaatcatcGTGTTCGTACGTGCGTAGAATGTTCGAGAGCAGCCAAGACCAACAGTAAAACCAACATGGAATCTTGGCCTACACCAGAAAAACCTTGGCAGCGGATTCATGCAGACTATGCTGGACCAGTCGACGGTAATTACTATTTGATTGTTGTCGACGCATTCAGTAAGTGGCCAGAAGTCATCTCTACCAAACGTATTACAACGTCCGCTACAGTGGCCATGTTCCGTGAGATCTTTTCCAGAAATGGAATGCCGGAAACATTGGTTACAGACAACGGTACACAGTTCACCAGTGAAGATTTTGAAGCCTTTTGA
- the LOC134219846 gene encoding probable maltase, with translation MKIFVPLLTTLIAGWTTALDWWEHGNFYQVYPRSFKDSDGDGIGDLDGVTEKLEYLKDLGMDGIWLSPIFASPMADFGYDISNFREVQPEYGDLAAFQRLSDKCKQLGLHLILDFVPNHTSDRHEHFIKSVQNDTTYRDFYIWHPGVDGPDGTKVPPSNWISVFRGSAWEWNEQRQEFYLHQFLKEQPDLNYRNPAVVEEMKNILRYWLDRGVSGFRIDAVPYLFESVEQNGRYIDEQPSGTTDDPENPAYLIHSQTFDQPETYDLVYQWRAVLDEYTQKDNRTRIMMTEGYSSLEKIIEFFGNATVNGSHIPFNFELISNIRDTSNAADFAKYVKRWLDAKPANKRSNWVLGNHDNSRIGSRLGENKIDLYNIALQTLPDIAVTYYGEEIGMLDQYIPWNETKDPAACRSSETTFTAYSRDPVRTPMQWNTAKNAGFSSAAKTWLPAADNYKTLNVKAQDMARKSHLKIFKKLTKYRKRQILAEGDIDIKVSGKNLLAYKRKVDKVGYVVVALNFGTEAVELGLSNLYEHVDQRMQVVVSSNKVTTSDNAWIDVDSYNLKGESGIVLQYLWGKNPIVS, from the exons G GAGTCACCGAGAAGCTGGAATATCTGAAAGATCTAGGCATGGACGGAATTTGGTTGTCGCcaatttttgcttctccgatGGCCGATTTTGGATACGACATATCGAACTTTCGTGAGGTGCAACCGGAGTACGGAGACCTGGCAGCCTTTCAACGATTGTCGGATAAGTGCAAACAGTTGGGTTTGCATCTAATTTTGGATTTCGTCCCGAATCACACCAGTGATCGTCACGAACACTTTATCAAGTCCGTACAAAACGATACAACATACAGGGATTTTTACATTTGGCACCCAGGTGTAGACGGACCGGACGGCACGAAGGTACCGCCCTCAAATTGGATCAGCGTCTTCCGAGGCTCTGCTTGGGAATGGAATGAACAACGACAGGAGTTCTATTTGCACCAGTTCTTGAAAGAGCAACCTGATCTGAATTACCGCAATCCAGCCGTAGTggaagaaatgaaaaacataTTACGTTACTGGTTAGATCGAGGTGTATCGGGATTCAGAATCGATGCCGTACCCTACCTGTTCGAGAGTGTGGAGCAAAATGGACGTTACATAGATGAACAACCGAGCGGAACTACAGACGACCCAGAGAATCCCGCCTATTTGATTCATTCGCAAACCTTTGATCAACCGGAAACGTACGACTTGGTATATCAGTGGCGTGCGGTTTTGGACGAATACACTCAAAAGGACAATAGAACTCGAATCATGATGACGGAAGGATATTCCAGCTTGGAGAAGATCATTGAGTTCTTCGGAAATGCCACTGTCAATGGATCCCACATTCCTTTCAACTTTGAGTTGATAAGTAACATTCGCGATACGAGTAACGCAGCCGACTTCGCAAAATACGTTAAGCGTTGGTTGGACGCCAAACCGGCCAACAAACGATCCAACTGGGTTCTAGGAAATCATGACAACAGCCGCATTGGGTCCCGTCTAGGTGAAAACAAGATCGATTTGTACAACATCGCCCTTCAAACGCTACCGGATATTGCCGTCACTTACTACGGTGAGGAAATCGGAATGCTAGATCAATACATTCCTTGGAATGAGACCAAGGATCCGGCCGCGTGCCGTTCGAGTGAGACCACATTCACAGCTTATTCAAGAGATCCAGTTCGCACGCCAATGCAGTGGAATACAGCAAAGAACGCCGGATTCTCATCAGCAGCCAAAACTTGGCTTCCGGCTGCCGATAACTACAAAACGCTCAACGTTAAAGCTCAAGACATGGCCCGCAAAAGCCATCTGAAGATCTTCAAAAAGCTGACCAAATACCGTAAGCGCCAAATCTTGGCCGAAGGAGACATCGACATTAAAGTGTCCGGCAAAAATCTGCTCGCATACAAGAGGAAGGTCGACAAAGTGGGCTACGTTGTCGTTGCACTCAACTTCGGAACGGAAGCGGTGGAACTGGGCTTGTCAAATTTGTACGAGCATGTGGATCAACGTATGCAAGTCGTGGTATCGTCCAACAAAGTCACTACTTCGGACAA TGCATGGATCGACGTGGACAGCTACAATCTAAAAGGGGAGAGCGGCATCGTATTACAGTATCTGTGGGGAAAGAATCCGATTGTTTCCTAA